From the genome of Rhizobium sp. NXC24, one region includes:
- the kdpF gene encoding K(+)-transporting ATPase subunit F: protein MLLDYILGGGVTLFLTAYLIYALIRPERF from the coding sequence ATGCTCCTGGATTACATTCTCGGCGGCGGCGTGACCCTGTTTCTCACCGCTTACCTGATCTACGCTCTCATTCGCCCTGAGCGCTTCTAA
- a CDS encoding SDR family oxidoreductase produces MSLQQEGRLAVVVVGASRGIGRAMAKIVARERAAVVLVARSSEGLVAAAADVREAGGEAYALELDIVASDASTRLHDFLSANGLVCDVLINSAGYGLRGAATILPIEDQLGIVDLNIRALTDLTLRFLPEMAARRRGGVINLGSIAGFLPGPNMALYYASKSFVRSFSEALHQELRRTGVTVTCVAPGPVSTEFLERSGAGRATLFKILPKLDSAYVAERAWRGFKSGRRLVVPGISAKLVAVAARLLPSVVLLPLIGRLQRRSGDPCPCGSGEKFNKCCGAGRQSVGSR; encoded by the coding sequence ATGAGCCTTCAGCAAGAGGGGCGCCTTGCAGTCGTGGTCGTCGGTGCATCGCGTGGCATCGGGAGGGCAATGGCCAAGATCGTTGCTCGCGAGCGGGCTGCTGTCGTGCTTGTTGCGCGGTCATCGGAAGGTCTAGTGGCTGCTGCGGCTGACGTGCGGGAAGCCGGCGGCGAAGCTTACGCACTGGAGCTGGATATTGTCGCGTCCGATGCATCGACGCGTCTTCATGATTTCTTGTCCGCAAACGGTTTGGTCTGTGATGTTCTCATCAATAGCGCTGGATATGGTTTGCGTGGCGCGGCGACCATCCTTCCTATCGAAGATCAGCTTGGGATCGTTGATCTCAACATACGCGCCCTCACCGATCTGACCCTTCGCTTTTTGCCGGAAATGGCAGCACGGCGGCGCGGCGGCGTGATCAATCTCGGCTCCATAGCGGGGTTCCTTCCGGGGCCGAATATGGCGTTATACTATGCCAGCAAAAGCTTCGTGCGTTCCTTTTCGGAGGCGCTTCATCAGGAACTACGCCGCACTGGCGTGACCGTCACATGTGTCGCCCCGGGGCCGGTGTCCACGGAATTCCTCGAAAGATCCGGCGCTGGCCGGGCGACGCTATTCAAGATTCTACCCAAGCTGGATTCGGCTTATGTGGCTGAACGCGCCTGGCGCGGATTCAAATCCGGCCGCCGTCTCGTCGTGCCGGGCATCTCGGCCAAGCTGGTTGCCGTTGCGGCGAGGTTGTTGCCTTCCGTTGTTCTGCTGCCATTGATTGGTCGATTGCAACGTCGCAGCGGCGATCCATGTCCCTGCGGCTCAGGTGAAAAGTTCAATAAATGCTGCGGCGCCGGCCGCCAGAGCGTCGGAAGTCGCTGA
- a CDS encoding protein-S-isoprenylcysteine O-methyltransferase — protein MTASAAGAGQIIWVLGVVAWYVIRYPFARRAKRLRVIQDQRSQIETIGLAAALLGLAVVPGIYVATGIPRMADYPAHAWAVGVGTILSFAAMWVFRRTHKELGKNWSITLEIREKHKLVCSGPYALVRHPMYTSFLLMGLGQAFLLSNWVVGLAGLLGFAILYFLRVDKEERMMLQHFGPDYRAYMDRTKRIIPYLY, from the coding sequence TTGACCGCATCGGCAGCAGGGGCCGGCCAAATCATCTGGGTGCTCGGGGTCGTCGCCTGGTACGTTATTCGCTATCCATTCGCACGTCGCGCCAAGCGTTTACGGGTTATCCAAGATCAACGCTCACAGATCGAGACCATCGGGCTCGCCGCGGCTCTTCTGGGCCTTGCGGTTGTGCCCGGAATCTATGTCGCGACGGGCATTCCACGGATGGCCGATTATCCTGCCCATGCATGGGCCGTCGGCGTTGGAACGATTTTGTCCTTCGCAGCAATGTGGGTTTTCCGCAGGACCCATAAGGAGCTCGGCAAGAACTGGTCGATAACGCTGGAGATCCGCGAAAAGCACAAGCTGGTTTGCAGCGGCCCATACGCCCTCGTCCGCCATCCAATGTACACCTCTTTCCTGCTCATGGGGCTTGGACAAGCCTTTTTGCTGTCGAACTGGGTGGTGGGGTTGGCAGGCCTGTTGGGCTTTGCAATCCTTTATTTCCTACGGGTAGACAAAGAAGAGCGTATGATGCTGCAACATTTCGGCCCCGACTATCGCGCCTATATGGATCGCACGAAGCGAATTATCCCTTATCTCTATTAG
- a CDS encoding ABC transporter, translated as MSRILIAIISVLAVANLSACADIGKGKGKAPPPAAAAVYK; from the coding sequence ATGAGCAGAATTCTAATCGCAATCATCTCTGTTTTAGCCGTTGCCAATCTCAGCGCTTGCGCAGACATTGGCAAAGGAAAGGGTAAGGCACCGCCGCCCGCAGCAGCGGCAGTCTACAAGTAA
- a CDS encoding L,D-transpeptidase, with protein MDESRVTRRGLVLGSLTLMISGCVSGSQDGPPLGYNVFGRDPDNDSRLRRQEVAYDGGEPPGTIVVNTSERYLYFIEQGGRATRYGVAVGEEGLSFKGEATIGRKAEWPSWKPTDDMMQRKPRLMQYADGVPGGPLNPLGAAALYLYQDGHDTMFRLHGTNAPWSIGHAVSNGCIRLTNSNIVDLYSRAPVGTRVLVI; from the coding sequence GATGATTTCTGGATGCGTGTCGGGGTCGCAGGATGGACCTCCGCTTGGATACAACGTCTTTGGGAGGGACCCGGATAACGATTCTCGCCTTCGGCGACAAGAGGTAGCTTACGATGGAGGCGAACCGCCGGGAACGATTGTCGTCAATACGTCGGAGCGCTATCTCTACTTCATCGAGCAAGGTGGCCGGGCAACGCGTTACGGCGTTGCTGTTGGTGAAGAGGGGTTGAGCTTCAAAGGGGAAGCCACCATCGGACGTAAGGCGGAGTGGCCGTCGTGGAAGCCCACCGATGACATGATGCAACGTAAGCCTCGTCTGATGCAGTATGCGGACGGCGTGCCGGGCGGGCCGCTCAATCCACTAGGCGCGGCGGCTCTCTACCTCTACCAGGACGGACATGACACCATGTTCCGGCTGCATGGTACAAACGCTCCCTGGTCGATAGGTCATGCGGTGTCTAACGGATGCATCCGTCTGACAAACTCAAATATTGTCGACCTCTATAGCCGCGCCCCTGTAGGGACGCGGGTGCTGGTCATCTGA